A genomic region of Gemmata massiliana contains the following coding sequences:
- a CDS encoding SGNH/GDSL hydrolase family protein, with amino-acid sequence MRSPRYLLAVLIALLPVPAIRADEFALRDGDTVVFLGDSITAAQTYGKIIENYTLLRYPDRKVRFVNAGVGGDTAAGGLKRLERDVLAHKPTVVTVAYGINDIGWGTKADAEHRKAYLDGIRGIVEACKKREVRVYICSAAATAEDPAKSEAGYLQKMCDDGMELSRSLGGHAIDVQRAMRGIQKSIWAANAKVADKAKHDTLHAPDGVHLNDLGQLAMAYAILKGLGASADVSAVTIDADGAKLGAAKGCAVKDLVSREGALEFTRLDEGLPFNYGIFYALSYRYVPVPSELNRYLLTVKSLPKDRYEVTADGRGLGVFTAEQLAGGVDLASATADPWQPGGPWNAQANALKALTDARYEVLSAGAQLRAAVPGAPVTGQLEKQSGEFDTKIVEMQRNVAKPQPYRFVVKKYEPPAKKDGK; translated from the coding sequence ATGCGATCCCCGAGATATCTCCTGGCCGTTCTTATCGCTCTCCTTCCGGTCCCCGCGATCCGAGCCGACGAGTTCGCCCTGCGCGACGGCGACACGGTCGTGTTCCTGGGAGACAGTATCACCGCGGCCCAAACGTATGGAAAGATCATCGAGAACTACACGCTGCTGCGGTACCCCGACCGGAAGGTGCGGTTCGTCAACGCCGGGGTCGGGGGCGACACCGCCGCCGGCGGGCTGAAGCGCCTCGAGCGCGACGTCCTCGCGCACAAACCAACGGTCGTTACCGTTGCATACGGCATCAACGACATCGGCTGGGGCACCAAGGCGGACGCCGAACACAGGAAGGCGTATCTGGACGGCATCCGCGGTATCGTGGAGGCGTGCAAGAAGCGCGAGGTCCGCGTTTACATCTGCTCGGCGGCGGCCACGGCCGAAGACCCGGCGAAATCCGAGGCCGGGTACCTCCAGAAGATGTGCGACGACGGGATGGAGCTGTCGCGGTCGCTCGGCGGGCACGCGATCGACGTCCAGCGCGCCATGCGCGGCATCCAGAAGTCGATCTGGGCCGCGAACGCCAAGGTCGCGGACAAGGCGAAGCACGACACGTTGCACGCGCCCGACGGGGTCCACCTGAACGACCTCGGCCAGCTCGCGATGGCGTATGCGATTCTCAAAGGGCTGGGAGCGTCCGCCGACGTCTCGGCCGTCACGATCGACGCCGACGGAGCGAAACTCGGCGCCGCGAAGGGCTGCGCCGTCAAGGATCTCGTGTCGCGGGAGGGCGCCCTGGAGTTCACCCGGCTCGACGAGGGACTCCCGTTCAACTACGGCATCTTTTACGCGCTCAGCTACCGCTACGTTCCCGTGCCCTCCGAACTGAACCGCTACCTCCTCACTGTGAAGAGTCTGCCGAAGGACCGATACGAGGTGACCGCGGACGGGCGCGGGCTCGGGGTGTTCACCGCGGAGCAGTTGGCGGGGGGCGTGGACCTCGCGTCCGCGACGGCCGACCCGTGGCAACCCGGCGGGCCGTGGAACGCGCAGGCCAACGCGCTGAAGGCGCTCACTGACGCCCGGTACGAGGTACTTTCCGCGGGGGCGCAGCTCCGCGCTGCCGTCCCAGGCGCCCCGGTAACCGGACAACTCGAAAAACAGTCCGGCGAGTTCGACACGAAGATCGTCGAGATGCAGCGCAACGTGGCGAAGCCGCAGCCGTACCGGTTCGTGGTTAAAAAGTACGAACCGCCCGCGAAGAAGGACGGTAAGTAA
- a CDS encoding fatty acyl-AMP ligase, protein MFANDPAHAAGTMAEVLLTRAARAPGARAYCFLTDGEHEGPWLDYATLDREARAVAAALRDVCGPGDRALLVFAPGLTFVSAFFGCQYAGVVPVPVYPPRPGQIAEGWRALGHVAADCAPRVILADRIVAPYIPTGGADPALAHLPCIVTDDLDPAGANRWREPRFDPDALALLQYTSGSTSEPKGVMIAHRNLMHNQRVIATALEHFRHVGVGVNWLPPYHDLGLIGGVLQTVYLGAALVLMSPLAFLQNPLNWLRAISRYRADTSGGPNFGYDACVQRSSPEERAALDLSAWSVAAIGSEPINPETMERFAAAFAPAGFAPAAFYPCYGLAESTVFVTGGGRTAPPVVRRLDPRALEQGRALDATSEGAVPVVGCGGPWLDQEVCVVGPESRVQVPAGSVGEIWVRGPSVARGYWNRPDLTEETFRARLSDGSGPYLRTGDLGFLRDGELFVTGRTKDVIVIRGRNHYPHDIEATVQSSNPAFRPGCGAAFEVTRDGQPRLVVVQEVERRFRSADAAQLAGDVRQAVAERHELQVYDVVLVEAGSVPKTSSGKVRRASCRAAYERGELRTWRVKPT, encoded by the coding sequence GTGTTCGCGAACGACCCCGCGCACGCTGCGGGCACGATGGCCGAGGTGCTGCTAACCCGGGCGGCGCGGGCGCCCGGCGCCCGCGCGTACTGTTTCTTGACCGACGGCGAGCACGAGGGGCCGTGGCTCGACTACGCGACCCTCGACCGCGAGGCCCGCGCGGTCGCCGCGGCCCTCCGGGACGTGTGCGGACCCGGCGACCGGGCGCTGCTCGTGTTCGCGCCGGGGCTGACGTTCGTGTCCGCGTTCTTCGGCTGTCAGTACGCGGGCGTCGTCCCGGTACCCGTGTACCCCCCGCGGCCGGGACAAATCGCCGAGGGCTGGCGCGCGCTCGGTCACGTCGCGGCCGACTGCGCGCCGCGAGTAATCTTGGCGGACCGGATCGTCGCGCCGTACATCCCCACCGGGGGCGCGGATCCCGCCCTCGCACACCTGCCCTGTATCGTCACCGACGACCTCGACCCCGCTGGCGCGAACCGGTGGCGCGAGCCGCGGTTCGATCCCGACGCGCTGGCGCTGCTCCAGTACACGTCCGGCTCGACGTCCGAGCCGAAGGGCGTGATGATCGCGCACCGGAACCTGATGCACAACCAGCGCGTGATCGCGACGGCCCTGGAGCACTTCCGGCACGTCGGAGTGGGCGTGAACTGGCTGCCCCCGTACCACGACCTCGGGCTGATCGGGGGCGTGCTGCAAACCGTCTACCTCGGCGCGGCGCTGGTGCTCATGTCGCCGCTCGCGTTCCTCCAGAACCCGCTCAACTGGCTGCGTGCGATCAGCCGCTACCGGGCCGATACCAGTGGCGGCCCGAACTTCGGCTACGACGCCTGCGTGCAGCGCAGCAGCCCCGAGGAGCGGGCCGCGCTTGATCTCAGCGCCTGGAGCGTCGCGGCGATCGGGTCGGAACCCATCAACCCGGAAACGATGGAGCGATTCGCGGCGGCGTTCGCGCCGGCCGGCTTCGCGCCCGCGGCGTTCTACCCGTGCTACGGGCTGGCCGAATCGACCGTGTTCGTAACCGGCGGTGGGCGGACGGCCCCGCCCGTCGTGCGCCGCCTCGACCCGCGTGCTCTCGAACAGGGGCGTGCTCTTGACGCCACGAGCGAGGGCGCGGTGCCGGTCGTTGGATGTGGGGGTCCGTGGCTCGATCAGGAAGTCTGTGTTGTGGGGCCGGAGTCGCGGGTACAGGTGCCGGCCGGCTCGGTCGGCGAGATCTGGGTCCGCGGACCATCGGTCGCGCGCGGCTACTGGAACCGCCCCGACTTGACGGAAGAAACGTTCCGCGCGCGACTCTCGGACGGCAGCGGCCCGTACCTGCGCACCGGCGACCTCGGCTTCCTGCGGGACGGCGAACTGTTCGTCACCGGGCGGACGAAGGACGTGATCGTGATCCGCGGCCGGAACCACTACCCGCACGACATCGAGGCGACGGTACAGTCCTCGAACCCAGCGTTCCGGCCCGGGTGCGGCGCGGCATTCGAGGTGACCCGCGACGGGCAGCCGCGGCTGGTCGTCGTTCAAGAGGTCGAGCGCCGATTCAGGTCCGCGGACGCAGCACAACTGGCCGGCGACGTGCGCCAGGCCGTGGCCGAGCGGCACGAGTTGCAGGTTTATGACGTCGTACTAGTCGAGGCCGGCAGCGTGCCGAAGACGTCGAGCGGAAAGGTCCGCCGGGCGAGTTGCCGGGCCGCGTATGAGCGCGGCGAGTTGAGAACGTGGAGGGTCAAGCCGACATGA
- a CDS encoding acyl carrier protein, translating into MTPTAEEIRTWIVARVSHLTNIPTDEVDAGAPLTRHGLDSVALIALAADLEKWLGYRFRANPLVAHPTIDSLARYLAEEVARQKKP; encoded by the coding sequence ATGACGCCGACTGCGGAAGAAATCCGGACCTGGATCGTCGCGCGAGTGAGCCACTTGACGAACATTCCGACCGACGAGGTGGACGCGGGCGCGCCGCTGACGCGCCACGGGCTGGACTCGGTCGCGCTGATCGCGCTCGCCGCGGACCTGGAGAAGTGGCTCGGCTACCGGTTCCGTGCGAACCCGCTGGTCGCCCACCCCACCATCGACTCGCTCGCCCGCTACCTCGCGGAAGAGGTCGCGCGGCAAAAGAAGCCGTAA
- a CDS encoding sulfotransferase family protein has translation MTVTGGSADSSQSADRAPPFWAGCGAVAWWRLLRRGRFAVDRSRMRRAALISASSLAQTALGFVQGVLHGREIAETEARAPVFVLGHWRTGTTLLHELLACDPRFAAPTTYDCFNPHHFLLTRSWLPPLLRRFSPTRRPMDAVPAGWERPQEDEFALVLLGQPSPYERIAFPNEPEAGTAALDLHNLPTRSRTEWERAFRRFVRALTLANRGRQLVLKSPPHTARVPTLLKLFPQARFVHLVRDPYAVYASTLNLWRVLGTAHGLQTPLWDGLSEYVLSTFERMHRAFDGARELIPPGHLHELRYEDLVREPVAQLEEVYRALGLGNFEPARGPVSDYLSRVAGHESAVHVVTADERRAINDRWGDYCRRYDYPLRAS, from the coding sequence GTGACTGTTACCGGCGGAAGCGCTGATTCCTCGCAGAGTGCCGATCGCGCGCCGCCGTTCTGGGCCGGGTGTGGGGCCGTGGCGTGGTGGCGGCTGCTGCGGCGCGGGCGGTTCGCGGTCGATCGGTCGCGGATGCGGCGCGCGGCACTCATTTCGGCGTCGAGTCTCGCTCAGACCGCGCTCGGGTTCGTGCAGGGTGTACTGCACGGTCGCGAAATTGCCGAAACGGAGGCGCGGGCGCCGGTGTTCGTGCTCGGCCACTGGCGCACCGGCACCACGCTGCTCCACGAACTGCTCGCGTGCGACCCGCGGTTCGCGGCGCCGACGACTTACGACTGCTTCAATCCGCACCACTTCTTGCTCACGCGGTCGTGGCTGCCGCCGCTCCTCCGGCGGTTCTCCCCGACGCGCCGGCCGATGGACGCCGTGCCCGCGGGGTGGGAGCGCCCGCAAGAGGACGAGTTCGCGCTGGTGCTGTTGGGGCAGCCGTCACCATACGAGCGGATCGCCTTCCCCAACGAACCCGAAGCCGGTACCGCGGCGCTGGATCTGCACAATTTGCCGACGAGATCGCGGACCGAGTGGGAGCGCGCCTTTCGGCGCTTCGTGCGGGCGCTGACGCTCGCGAACCGCGGCCGGCAGCTCGTCCTCAAGTCGCCGCCCCACACCGCGCGGGTTCCGACGCTGCTGAAGCTGTTCCCGCAAGCGCGGTTCGTCCACCTGGTCCGCGACCCATACGCGGTGTACGCCTCGACCCTCAACCTCTGGCGCGTGCTCGGCACCGCGCACGGCCTCCAAACCCCACTGTGGGACGGGCTATCCGAATACGTCCTGAGCACGTTCGAGCGGATGCACCGCGCGTTCGACGGCGCACGCGAGCTGATCCCGCCCGGGCACCTTCACGAGCTTCGATACGAGGATCTGGTTCGGGAGCCTGTGGCGCAATTAGAGGAAGTGTACCGCGCGTTGGGCCTGGGCAACTTCGAGCCGGCCCGCGGGCCGGTCTCGGACTATTTGTCGCGGGTGGCCGGCCACGAGAGCGCCGTTCATGTCGTGACCGCGGACGAGCGCCGCGCGATCAACGACCGCTGGGGCGATTATTGCCGGCGGTACGACTATCCGCTTCGGGCGAGTTGA
- a CDS encoding SGNH/GDSL hydrolase family protein: MGEPDGTAAAGDSTRAAAVGGLALVAAQLALVLLVVRDYEVGYRLHLFPVLCVAAGGWLVHAVLPPRFRLAFFCLLSLVTICFVLGWTDGALVIGTGSGLIALCHLPAPFALRVSAVAFVGGALALFRLDVSQTFWPVLGSMFMFRLIVYLHELRRETQRPPLAITAAYFFPFQNVCFLFFPIVDFRTLRDTYRPDADWRFAQGGLVYVVRGLSHLLAYRVVKYYVLPSPHQLGDAPTAALFLAANYALYLHVSGYFHIITGLFRLFGFGLPRTHHNYFLASSFTDIWRRINIPWKEFVAKLFFFPAFFAARRLGTRAAVIVAALWAFAVTWALHVYQVFWLTGRLPVRGADAVLWLVVGALVAWNIRRDLARAREPRPAPDTSARAAALHAARVVGMFALVSFFWACWSTPSFLFLLQTQVTNAEWLATAWPVAIVAAGLIAVGAGAKWIADRPSLVNFEAPPVRVAIAQFVVLAAVVVVGRPEVAEELGARTARKIGELQRESVTPVEAARAVQGYYEEIADTPVRAGAWLEEIEGRAPPRQTQYTDMTRPADDLLEQELIPGWRGELAGSPISVNQFGMRDRPDRVREKAPGVRRIAVVGSSVVMGYGVADDETFPHLSEAGLNARRAPGAPRYEVLNFGSGKSFAIHRRVLLDRKVFAFAPDVVYIVAHQDEFLGPVPHLTKLVTNGTALPYPGLREVVRKAGVTAETPPGEAQAKFQPLAPEIVLTVYRDLADECRRRGIFAAWVYVPMPGVAEPAGLKAELVRTAERAGLVVVDLSDWADGRKPAEVKLSEADRHPNALGQRLIADRLLDAIRRRPELLGGAP, encoded by the coding sequence ATGGGAGAGCCAGACGGCACCGCGGCGGCGGGCGATTCGACCCGCGCCGCGGCGGTCGGGGGCTTGGCCCTCGTCGCGGCGCAGCTCGCACTCGTCCTGCTCGTCGTTCGTGACTACGAAGTCGGGTACCGGCTCCACCTCTTTCCGGTACTGTGCGTCGCGGCCGGCGGGTGGCTCGTTCACGCGGTCCTACCGCCCCGGTTCCGCCTCGCGTTCTTCTGCCTCTTGTCGCTGGTGACGATCTGTTTCGTCCTCGGGTGGACCGACGGCGCGCTCGTCATCGGTACCGGCAGCGGGCTGATCGCGCTCTGCCACCTGCCGGCCCCGTTCGCGCTGCGGGTATCCGCGGTCGCGTTCGTCGGGGGCGCGCTCGCGCTGTTCCGGCTCGACGTGAGCCAGACGTTCTGGCCGGTTCTCGGGTCGATGTTCATGTTCCGGCTGATCGTCTACCTCCACGAACTGAGGCGCGAGACCCAAAGGCCGCCGCTCGCGATCACCGCGGCGTACTTCTTCCCGTTCCAGAACGTGTGCTTCCTGTTCTTTCCGATCGTCGATTTCCGGACGCTCCGCGACACATACCGCCCGGACGCGGACTGGCGGTTCGCGCAGGGCGGGCTCGTGTACGTCGTCCGCGGGTTGTCGCACCTGCTCGCGTACCGCGTCGTCAAATACTACGTACTGCCGTCGCCGCACCAGCTCGGCGACGCGCCGACCGCGGCGCTGTTTCTTGCTGCCAACTACGCGCTGTACCTGCACGTTTCCGGGTACTTCCACATTATCACGGGGCTGTTCCGCCTGTTCGGGTTCGGGTTACCGCGGACCCACCACAACTACTTCCTGGCGTCGAGCTTTACCGACATCTGGCGGCGGATCAACATCCCCTGGAAGGAGTTCGTCGCGAAGCTGTTCTTCTTCCCCGCGTTCTTCGCGGCCCGGCGCCTGGGCACGCGGGCCGCGGTCATCGTGGCGGCACTGTGGGCGTTCGCGGTGACGTGGGCGCTGCACGTCTATCAGGTGTTCTGGCTCACCGGCCGGCTCCCGGTGCGCGGGGCCGACGCGGTCCTGTGGCTGGTCGTCGGTGCGCTGGTCGCGTGGAACATCCGGCGCGATCTGGCCCGCGCCCGTGAGCCCCGGCCCGCACCGGACACGTCGGCCCGCGCCGCAGCGCTCCACGCGGCCCGCGTCGTTGGGATGTTCGCTTTAGTGAGCTTCTTCTGGGCGTGTTGGAGCACCCCCAGTTTCCTCTTCCTGTTGCAGACACAGGTCACGAACGCCGAGTGGCTCGCTACCGCGTGGCCCGTCGCGATCGTGGCGGCCGGGCTGATCGCCGTCGGCGCGGGCGCGAAGTGGATCGCCGACCGCCCGAGCCTCGTGAACTTCGAGGCCCCTCCGGTGCGGGTGGCGATCGCGCAGTTCGTGGTCCTTGCGGCGGTCGTCGTGGTCGGCAGGCCCGAGGTCGCGGAAGAACTGGGCGCGAGGACCGCGCGCAAAATCGGCGAACTCCAGCGCGAGTCGGTGACGCCGGTCGAAGCGGCCCGCGCGGTTCAGGGTTATTACGAGGAAATTGCCGACACGCCCGTGCGGGCCGGTGCGTGGCTGGAGGAGATCGAGGGCCGGGCGCCGCCCCGACAGACCCAGTACACCGACATGACCCGACCCGCCGACGACCTGCTCGAACAGGAACTCATCCCCGGCTGGCGCGGCGAACTGGCTGGTAGCCCGATCTCAGTTAATCAGTTCGGGATGCGGGACCGGCCGGACCGTGTTCGAGAAAAGGCGCCGGGCGTGCGCCGGATTGCGGTCGTCGGGTCGAGCGTGGTGATGGGTTACGGGGTGGCCGACGACGAGACGTTTCCGCACTTGTCAGAGGCCGGCCTGAACGCGCGGCGGGCGCCCGGCGCGCCGCGGTACGAGGTGCTCAACTTCGGGAGCGGAAAGAGCTTCGCCATCCACCGCCGCGTGCTCCTGGACCGTAAGGTGTTCGCGTTCGCCCCGGACGTCGTTTACATCGTCGCCCACCAGGACGAGTTCCTCGGCCCGGTCCCCCACTTGACGAAACTCGTTACCAACGGCACCGCACTGCCGTACCCGGGTTTGCGGGAGGTGGTGCGGAAAGCCGGCGTCACAGCGGAGACCCCGCCGGGCGAGGCTCAAGCCAAGTTCCAGCCACTCGCACCGGAAATCGTGCTCACCGTCTATCGGGATCTGGCCGACGAGTGCCGGCGGCGGGGGATCTTCGCGGCGTGGGTCTACGTCCCAATGCCGGGCGTCGCGGAGCCGGCCGGCTTGAAAGCGGAACTGGTGCGGACAGCCGAGCGCGCCGGGCTGGTCGTCGTCGATCTGTCGGACTGGGCGGACGGCCGAAAGCCGGCCGAAGTGAAATTGAGCGAGGCGGATCGCCATCCCAACGCGCTGGGGCAGCGACTCATCGCCGACCGGTTGCTCGACGCCATCCGCCGCCGACCGGAACTTCTGGGTGGCGCGCCATAG
- a CDS encoding DUF1559 domain-containing protein: MSFPKRRRSAFTLIELLVVIAIIAILIGLLLPAVQKVREAAARMKCSNNLKQLGLALHAHHDAANGFPAGWKTTGNSSTGYWGWSVWVLPYLEQQNLYNQLSPTTRTFQAAFQSNLALFQTPLSVYMCPSDTVAPLNTNRQFLVMTGTKTPVAISNYPGNGGNDGDTGLFQGDKQIRIGDITDGTSNTLAVGERKSKDNGFAALWAGFSEASGETVGGSGGAQGCVRAYTYYRMPDGVTNTGVTYPDLAYSSQHTGGTNFALCDGSVRFISTSIAWTDPNTPKTSSAFGTFNRLGDRADGLPVSDF; the protein is encoded by the coding sequence ATGTCCTTTCCCAAACGTCGTCGCTCGGCGTTTACGCTGATCGAACTGTTAGTAGTTATTGCGATTATTGCGATTCTGATCGGCCTGCTGCTACCCGCGGTTCAGAAGGTCCGCGAAGCGGCCGCACGCATGAAATGTTCCAACAACCTCAAACAGCTCGGGCTGGCGCTCCACGCCCACCACGACGCGGCGAACGGCTTCCCGGCCGGTTGGAAGACGACGGGCAACTCTTCAACGGGGTACTGGGGCTGGAGCGTTTGGGTGCTCCCGTACCTGGAACAACAGAACCTCTACAACCAACTGAGCCCGACCACTCGCACGTTTCAGGCGGCGTTCCAGAGCAACCTCGCGCTCTTTCAGACCCCGCTTTCCGTGTACATGTGCCCGTCGGACACCGTGGCCCCTCTGAACACCAACCGGCAGTTTTTGGTGATGACCGGTACGAAGACGCCCGTCGCCATCTCCAACTACCCCGGTAACGGCGGCAACGACGGGGACACCGGGCTGTTTCAGGGCGACAAGCAGATCCGGATCGGCGACATCACCGACGGGACGAGCAACACGCTGGCGGTCGGCGAGCGGAAGAGCAAGGACAACGGGTTCGCCGCTCTGTGGGCCGGGTTCAGCGAGGCGTCCGGCGAGACCGTCGGTGGGTCGGGCGGCGCGCAGGGGTGCGTCCGCGCGTACACCTACTACCGGATGCCGGACGGGGTGACCAACACCGGCGTCACGTACCCGGACCTGGCTTACAGCAGCCAGCACACGGGCGGGACCAACTTCGCCCTGTGCGACGGCTCGGTTCGGTTCATCAGCACCAGCATCGCCTGGACCGACCCCAACACCCCCAAGACGTCCTCGGCGTTCGGGACGTTCAACCGGCTCGGCGACCGGGCCGACGGGCTGCCGGTGTCCGATTTTTGA